Below is a window of Desulfosoma caldarium DNA.
TCTCCGTCCAGAATCAATAAGTCCTTGGCAAAGGGAAAGCGCGCCGTCCAGCCGTTTCGCAGAACCAGTGTGGGGTTTTCAGGACCTGATTGATCAATGGACAGGGTGGCTCCATATTCAGCGGCCACCGCCTCGGCCGAGCGATAAAGCCGTGTGTCAACATCCGCCAGCGAGAAGCCCAGCACGGAAGCCGAAATATGGGCTAAGTCCGTATTTTCAACAGTGCCGGTCGGGACATTTAGGCCATAGTGGTAAAAGAAAAGATCCTCGCCCGTGTGACCGGTTGTGGTCCAGCCGACATTGGAACGGACACTTATGAGATGGGCCAGGGCCCGGCTTAAAGAATTTGCTTCGGCATCTTGAATGGATCGGATTTCTTTTTCGCTCAGGTCCTCCAAAGCCCAATAAGCACTCAAAACGCTTCGGATGTGCGCGTCACTGCGGTCATCTCCGATTTTCTTGGCCACGCCTTCTGCGGTCAGCTTGGCTCCTCTCAGAGCTTGCACGACGGATTCGAAACTCATTTGGGTGTAATTATTGTTAGTCAGGGTATTCCCGAGGCTCATGCCGCCATTTCCATGATCGGAAAAAACAAGGATGGCAGTGTCCCCATGCTGGGTGGCAAAGTCGAGAGCGACCTGCACAGCAGCATCAGAGGCTAAGTACTCTGTCACGACCCCGACCGGGTCATTGCCGTGGGAAGACCAGTCGATTTGACTGCCTTCTACAAAGAGGAAAAACCCCTGTGGATTTCTGGACAGAATGTCGAGGGCCTTTTGAGTCATCTCTGCCAGGGAAGGTTCATGGGGAGCGAATTCGGCTCGGTCAATGTCGCGCCGCATGGCGTTCCAAGCAAAGAGTCCCCAAAGGCGATCCGCCGTGGCGTTGAGCAGATCATCTCGAGTTTCCACGATGGTGACCCCGCGTTCCTGAAGCACCTCAAGGAGATTTTCGCCATCGGTGCGGGCTCCACCCTGGAATTCAGGCACAAGATAACGCTTACCGCCGCCCAAGACCACGTCGATGTCTTGGTAAACTTGCTGTTCGGCGATTTCGTTATAATTTTTTCGATCGGGCCAGTGGGCGGAGTATGCGGCCGGTGTGGCATGCTGGATGTTGGATGTGGCCACAAGGCCCGTGGCTTTTCCCATGAGCTTGGCTCCTTCCAAGACCGTGGCCACAGGTGTATACTGCATGTCCTCAGGAAGGGGATCAACTCCGGGAATAGTCACCGGGCCGGGAAGAACCCCAATA
It encodes the following:
- a CDS encoding alkaline phosphatase, whose product is MIRRSFKISLVSRITGILVMIFTLVAAPLMANAAKNLIVMVPDGAGATHTTLARWVKESHKLAVDSMVVGAVRTYAANSMVTGSAASGTAFATGHKTSIKFIGVLPGPVTIPGVDPLPEDMQYTPVATVLEGAKLMGKATGLVATSNIQHATPAAYSAHWPDRKNYNEIAEQQVYQDIDVVLGGGKRYLVPEFQGGARTDGENLLEVLQERGVTIVETRDDLLNATADRLWGLFAWNAMRRDIDRAEFAPHEPSLAEMTQKALDILSRNPQGFFLFVEGSQIDWSSHGNDPVGVVTEYLASDAAVQVALDFATQHGDTAILVFSDHGNGGMSLGNTLTNNNYTQMSFESVVQALRGAKLTAEGVAKKIGDDRSDAHIRSVLSAYWALEDLSEKEIRSIQDAEANSLSRALAHLISVRSNVGWTTTGHTGEDLFFYHYGLNVPTGTVENTDLAHISASVLGFSLADVDTRLYRSAEAVAAEYGATLSIDQSGPENPTLVLRNGWTARFPFAKDLLILDGDVFRLKAPTVYAPQTGKVYINLELE